The Desulfurella sp. DNA segment GCTCTATGTGGAGTTCTAAAAATATATCTCTATCCGATATAGACCAGGTGTGAATATGATGAACATTTTTTACTTCAGAAATAGATTGAATTGTATTTTTGATTTCATCTAAATCAAACGAGTCAGGTGATGCTTCCATTAAAATCTTTGCCGATTTAATAATCAATTTTACAGATTCTTTCAGCAAATAAATTGAGATTGCAATAGTTAAAATAGAATCTATTCTGTAAATCTTTAAGTACATTATTAAAACAGCACCGACAATTACACTAAAAGAACCAACTGCATCTCCAAGCATATGCAAATAAGTGGATTTCATATTGATACTCGACTTTGAATGAGCGTATAAGATAATTGTGCTAAGCAAATTTCCTATAAAACTTACCAAAGCAAATATTAACATTGTTACAGGTAAAATTTTATTAGGCGATATCAATCGCAATATAGCTTCGTAAATAATATAGAGC contains these protein-coding regions:
- a CDS encoding cation diffusion facilitator family transporter → MHSIYSQSKSVLFVVFINFFVSCCEIVGGLLSGSLLLVSDALHNLSDSMSAIFSYIAITLSRKKADKKYTFGYARAEILAAFVNSGVLFIVTLYIIYEAILRLISPNKILPVTMLIFALVSFIGNLLSTIILYAHSKSSINMKSTYLHMLGDAVGSFSVIVGAVLIMYLKIYRIDSILTIAISIYLLKESVKLIIKSAKILMEASPDSFDLDEIKNTIQSISEVKNVHHIHTWSISDRDIFLELHIELEDIPLEKTEIIKQKVQNLLKEKGVTHVNIQFETKGCSSKSILCEEQIW